In Podospora pseudoanserina strain CBS 124.78 chromosome 5, whole genome shotgun sequence, a single window of DNA contains:
- a CDS encoding hypothetical protein (COG:G; EggNog:ENOG503NV5H; MEROPS:MER0030934), producing the protein MTDMDQPHSHLEESQDIVMEQDEPRAFPEVPRTLPEVPQVPPDSQTLNEFRKSADEVARLALLVQQEQENDQLLCTASSANLIGDFVTAWRIHDRLFPGHGSPSSYFHGKAKLRWLATTVVATTVQSLSCQSAIAQDAQVKTTSGLITGHLFPDASCALEFLGIPYAKPPLGDLRFAPPQRLLTPDLSRNASSFGYDCPLSPSKPPNYPGLTPQAQRIINFFASAAGTPQNEDCLTLNIWSPLPPQPQPLKPVLIFFYGGRFTIGNTNTPFYHGGRLASAQDIIVITVNYRLNIFGFPGSSYLPFQNPGLRDQRAAVEWVRDNILFFGGDPSKIILAGQSSGAVSVDNWAYAYHRDPIVRGLIAHSGTALSFPSNSKSVQQSNFEAVASLVNCSLPNPITCMRAVPWTTLLSAASSIKPAKSSSRLRGIPPFWPAPDNITFFAADELAGLPLARIPVLLGNTDNEAGYYRVPAYAQNITPTVEEVRSFHLESFTCPVLYQAGQRRGRGVRVWVYRYGADWENTRLYEGSGAYHGVDMNMVFGNGEVVSGIEMEQEQRELMGLVQGAWGGFVRDPEGGLEEVGWEGLGRRRMAVIGRGNKAMIEFIDVKGYEMDCEGVVLGALGVMEG; encoded by the exons ATGACAGATATGGATCAGCCACACTCTCACCTCGAGGAATCACAAGACATTGTTATGGAACAAGATGAGCCAAGGGCTTTCCCAGAAGTGCCACGGACTTTGCCAGAAGTGCCCCAAGTGCCGCCAGATTCGCAGACCCTCAACGAATTCCGGAAGTCCGCCGACGAAGTCGCCCGCCTCGCCCTCCTAGTACAGCAGGAACAAGAAAATGATCAGCTTTTGTGCACCGCAAGCTCGGCTAACCTCATTGGCGACTTTGTCACTGCCTGGAGGATCCACGATCGGCTATTTCCGGGGCACGGCTCACCCAGTTCATATTTCCACGGAAAGGCCAAAttgaggtgg CTAGCAACCACCGTGGTTGCAACCACTGTTCAATCGTTATCCTGCCAGTCGGCAATTGCTCAAGATGCCCAAGTCAAAACCACATCCGGCCTTATCACCGGGCACCTCTTCCCCGACGCCTCCTGTGCACTTGAATTTCTCGGCATTCCCTACGCAAAACCCCCTCTAGGTGACCTACGATTCGCACCACCCCAAAGGCTCCTCACCCCGGACCTCTCCCGTaacgcctcctcctttggcTACGACTGCCCCCTGTCCCCCTCCAAGCCACCCAACTACCCAGGCTTGACTCCCCAAGCCCAGCGAATAATCAACTTCTTCGCTTCCGCCGCCGGCACCCCCCAGAATGAAGACTGCCTCACCCTCAATATCTggtctcccctccctcctcagccgCAGCCGCTCAAACCagtcctcatcttcttctaCGGCGGCCGCTTCACAAtcggcaacaccaacacccccttctaCCACGGCGGCCGCCTCGCCTCCGCCCAGGATATCATCGTCATAACAGTCAACTACCGCCTCAACATCTTTGGCTTCCCTGGCTCATCCTACCTCCCCTTTCAAAACCCTGGGCTTCGTGATCAACGCGCTGCGGTGGAATGGGTGCGTGATAACATCCTTTTCTTTGGCGGTGACCCAAGCAAGATCATCCTTGCAGGACAGTCCTCTGGTGCCGTGAGCGTGGATAACTGGGCATACGCCTACCACCGCGATCCGATAGTCCGGGGGTTGATCGCCCACTCCGGCACCGCGCTTTCCTTCCCATCAAATTCGAAATCTGTTCAGCAATCCAATTTCGAAGCTGTCGCCAGTTTGGTCAACTgttccctccccaacccaatcaCTTGCATGAGGGCAGTCCCCTGGACAACCCTCCTCTCGGCAGCCTCGTCTATCAAACCAGCCAAAAGCAGCAGTCGATTGAGGGGCATACCACCCTTTTGGCCCGCACCGGATAACATAACCTtttttgctgctgatgagctCGCTGGGCTGCCTTTGGCGAGGATTCCTGTTTTGTTGGGGAATACAGATAATGAGGCGGGGTATTATCGTGTTCCGGCTTATGCGCAGAATATAACTCCtactgtggaggaggtgaggtcgtTTCATTTGGAGAGTTTTACTTGTCCGGTGCTGTATCAGGCTGGtcagaggagggggaggggggtgcggGTTTGGGTGTATAGGTATGGGGCTGATTGGGAGAATACGAGGTTGTATGAGGGGTCAGGGGCGTATCATGGAGTGGATATGAATATGGTttttgggaatggggaggtggtgagtggGATTGAGATGGAACAGGAGCAAAGGGAGTTAATGGGGTTGGTTCAGGGGGCttggggggggtttgtgagggatccggaaggggggttggaggaggtgggctgggaggggttggggaggaggaggatggcggttattgggagggggaataAGGCCATGATTGAGTTTATTGATGTAAAGGGATATGAGATGGAttgtgagggggttgttctcggggcgttgggggtgatggagggttga
- a CDS encoding hypothetical protein (EggNog:ENOG503PIMF), whose translation MGQNLSLEEPFADTAGAVFAKEDQMNSIILGIAWAGSVYGIGMIWCAVTLLSRWSGRESDRDPNLFSVLAAFLLSTGWPMIMLYFAMSSR comes from the coding sequence atggGTCAGAATCTTTCTCTCGAGGAGCCTTTCGCCGACACCGCTGGTGCCGTGTTCGCCAAGGAGGACCAGATGAACAGCATCATCTTGGGCATCGCGTGGGCTGGGTCGGTGTATGGTATCGGCATGATCTGGTGCGCCGTCACGCTGCTTTCTCGTTGGTCGGGCAGGGAATCGGACAGAGATCCTAACCTATTCTCGGTACTGGCGGCGTTCTTACTATCGACGGGGTGGCCGATGATTATGCTCTATTTCGCAATGTCGAGTCGGTAG